The following proteins are co-located in the Leptospira weilii genome:
- a CDS encoding ATP--guanido phosphotransferase: MNSEKCLYCGTDRATWNEKGKIGCIHCLKLFRKEYQEHLRPKDFKFSTQSLQGKEFEDLLRFESFSESRKILELDRIAPPFTYRLRIGRNLSGRIYPTVTRTTIGVPTKIFKEFLIHTLNVDPTFLEAKDFPTRIPWGEGSLFFGDEDHLRWEVLAPTISELFRQIERSPLEKLEDQNLFDYDPEFGYVTSCPTNAGSGVKISFKLSIKSWRNRKNISFKIPDFLEFYPENSSEFAVFYLKNFTFSQKNSFLNLVYYLALQVELAF; encoded by the coding sequence ATGAATTCCGAGAAGTGTTTGTACTGCGGAACCGATCGGGCTACTTGGAATGAAAAAGGAAAGATCGGTTGTATTCATTGCCTCAAATTGTTTCGAAAAGAATACCAAGAACATCTGAGACCAAAAGACTTCAAATTTTCTACCCAATCCTTACAAGGTAAGGAATTTGAAGATTTGCTTCGATTCGAATCTTTTTCGGAATCACGGAAGATTCTGGAATTGGATCGCATTGCACCTCCGTTTACATATCGCTTGAGAATCGGGCGAAATCTTTCCGGCAGAATCTATCCGACTGTCACCAGAACAACTATCGGAGTTCCTACGAAAATCTTCAAAGAATTCCTAATACATACTTTGAATGTCGATCCTACCTTCCTTGAAGCTAAAGATTTCCCGACTCGGATCCCTTGGGGAGAAGGGAGTTTATTTTTCGGAGATGAAGACCATCTTCGTTGGGAGGTTTTAGCGCCTACGATTTCCGAATTATTCCGACAAATTGAACGTTCTCCTTTGGAGAAATTGGAAGATCAAAATCTTTTTGATTACGATCCTGAGTTTGGTTATGTCACTTCTTGTCCAACGAATGCAGGTTCGGGAGTTAAAATTAGTTTCAAGCTTTCCATAAAGTCCTGGAGAAATCGGAAAAACATTTCTTTTAAAATACCCGATTTTTTGGAATTCTATCCGGAAAATTCATCCGAATTTGCCGTTTTTTATTTAAAAAATTTTACTTTTTCTCAAAAAAATTCCTTTTTAAATTTAGTTTATTATTTAGCCTTACAGGTGGAGCTGGCATTTTGA